The following proteins come from a genomic window of Trifolium pratense cultivar HEN17-A07 linkage group LG4, ARS_RC_1.1, whole genome shotgun sequence:
- the LOC123922680 gene encoding zinc finger protein CONSTANS-LIKE 9-like isoform X1 has protein sequence MGWTNKKQKVHYEKDKVPLIYYFICTFYYLLYMCDMSHYQHNIVFQFQHPPLHYSSHLTPTPTLPYLIYNLSISTEQDRYHTRRKKGSKQSDLKMGSLCDFCGDQRSVVYCRSDAASLCLSCDRNVHSANTLSKRHSRTLVCERCNLQPAYVRCVEEKVSLCQNCDWSAHGTDPSSSTHKRQSINCYSGCPSASELSSIWPFFSDIPSMGEACQQELGLMSINDNSENKSILPPESKNVSGSTQFADLPSKDKSRVSTSSIPESSAKSYIIDQAPGPSDECMPKEQLQCSSRKSPALCEDDNFYDDFNIDDMDLELENYKEIFAFALNHSEEFYEKGSIDSLFERKDMSASDVAAEGPSARFISSIQPACSNAASADSILSTKTEPVLYFTERQSQSNISFSSATKDASAGGSLECGASSMLLIGEPPWSPPCPVTSIQSANRSNAVMRYKEKKKNRKFDKKVRYASRKARADVRKRVKGRFVKAGETFDYDPLSETRSC, from the exons ATGGGATGGAccaataaaaagcaaaaagttcACTATGAAAAAGACAAGGTCCCActtatttactattttatatGTACTTTTTATTACCTTTTATATATGTGTGACATGTCGCATTACCAACATAACATAgtatttcaatttcaacacCCCCCATTGCATTATTCTTCTCATCTCACACCTACACCAACCCTCCCATATCTAATCTACAATCTATCCATCTCAACAGAACAAGACAGATACCACACCAGAAGAAAAAAAGG GAGCAAGCAAAGTGATTTAAAGATGGGTTCTTTATGTGATTTTTGCGGAGACCAGAGGTCCGTGGTGTACTGCCGCTCTGATGCTGCTTCCTTATGTTTGTCATGTGATCGAAATGTTCATTCTGCTAACACACTTTCTAAGCGTCATTCAAGAACACTTGTATGTGAGAGATGTAATTTACAACCTGCATATGTGAGGTGTGTTGAAGAGAAAGTTTCACTTTGTCAGAACTGTGATTGGTCGGCTCATGGTACCGATCCATCTTCTTCAACGCACAAGAGACAATCAATTAATTGCTACTCTGGCTGTCCTTCAGCTTCCGAGCTTTCTTCAATATGGCCCTTTTTCTCAGACATCCCTTCTATGGGTGAAGCATGTCAGCAGGAACTCGGTTTGATGAGCATTAATGATAACAGCGAAAATAAATCTATTCTTCCTCCAGAAAGCAAGAATGTGTCTGGTTCTACTCAATTTGCCGATCTTCCCAGCAAGGATAAGTCAAGGGTCAGCACATCTTCAATACCCGAGTCAAGTGCAAAATCTTATATTATTGACCAGGCGCCTGGACCTTCCGATGAATGTATGCCTAAG GAACAG TTACAATGTTCCAGTAGAAAGTCTCCTGCACTTTGTGAAGATGATAATTTTTATGATGATTTCAACATAGATGATATGGATCTTGAACTCGAGAACTATAAGGAAATTTTTGCTTTTGCTCTCAATCACTCAGAAGAGTTTTATGAAAAGGGCAGTATTGATAGCTTATTTGAAAGAAAAGACATGTCTGCTAGTGATGTTGCTGCTGAG GGGCCATCAGCTCGGTTTATCAGTTCTATCCAACCAGCATGCAGCAATGCAGCATCTGCAGATTCAATATTAAGTACTAAAACTGAACCGGTTCTTTATTTCACGGAAAGGCAATCTCAATCAAACATTTCATTTTCCAGTGCTACAAAAGATGCTAGTGCTGGTGGCAGTCTAGAGTGTGGTGCTTCCTCAATGCTTCTCATTGGGGAGCCTCCCTGGTCTCCTCCTTGCCCTGTGACTTCTATTCAATCTGCTAATCGAAGCAATGCTGTCATGCGTtataaggaaaagaaaaagaatcgGAA GTTTGATAAGAAAGTAAGATATGCTTCTCGGAAGGCTAGGGCTGATGTCAGAAAACGTGTGAAAGGCCGGTTCGTCAAAGCTGGGGAAACATTCGACTATGACCCTTTGAGCGAAACCAGAAGCTGCTGA
- the LOC123922680 gene encoding zinc finger protein CONSTANS-LIKE 9-like isoform X3: protein MGSLCDFCGDQRSVVYCRSDAASLCLSCDRNVHSANTLSKRHSRTLVCERCNLQPAYVRCVEEKVSLCQNCDWSAHGTDPSSSTHKRQSINCYSGCPSASELSSIWPFFSDIPSMGEACQQELGLMSINDNSENKSILPPESKNVSGSTQFADLPSKDKSRVSTSSIPESSAKSYIIDQAPGPSDECMPKEQLQCSSRKSPALCEDDNFYDDFNIDDMDLELENYKEIFAFALNHSEEFYEKGSIDSLFERKDMSASDVAAEGPSARFISSIQPACSNAASADSILSTKTEPVLYFTERQSQSNISFSSATKDASAGGSLECGASSMLLIGEPPWSPPCPVTSIQSANRSNAVMRYKEKKKNRKFDKKVRYASRKARADVRKRVKGRFVKAGETFDYDPLSETRSC, encoded by the exons ATGGGTTCTTTATGTGATTTTTGCGGAGACCAGAGGTCCGTGGTGTACTGCCGCTCTGATGCTGCTTCCTTATGTTTGTCATGTGATCGAAATGTTCATTCTGCTAACACACTTTCTAAGCGTCATTCAAGAACACTTGTATGTGAGAGATGTAATTTACAACCTGCATATGTGAGGTGTGTTGAAGAGAAAGTTTCACTTTGTCAGAACTGTGATTGGTCGGCTCATGGTACCGATCCATCTTCTTCAACGCACAAGAGACAATCAATTAATTGCTACTCTGGCTGTCCTTCAGCTTCCGAGCTTTCTTCAATATGGCCCTTTTTCTCAGACATCCCTTCTATGGGTGAAGCATGTCAGCAGGAACTCGGTTTGATGAGCATTAATGATAACAGCGAAAATAAATCTATTCTTCCTCCAGAAAGCAAGAATGTGTCTGGTTCTACTCAATTTGCCGATCTTCCCAGCAAGGATAAGTCAAGGGTCAGCACATCTTCAATACCCGAGTCAAGTGCAAAATCTTATATTATTGACCAGGCGCCTGGACCTTCCGATGAATGTATGCCTAAG GAACAG TTACAATGTTCCAGTAGAAAGTCTCCTGCACTTTGTGAAGATGATAATTTTTATGATGATTTCAACATAGATGATATGGATCTTGAACTCGAGAACTATAAGGAAATTTTTGCTTTTGCTCTCAATCACTCAGAAGAGTTTTATGAAAAGGGCAGTATTGATAGCTTATTTGAAAGAAAAGACATGTCTGCTAGTGATGTTGCTGCTGAG GGGCCATCAGCTCGGTTTATCAGTTCTATCCAACCAGCATGCAGCAATGCAGCATCTGCAGATTCAATATTAAGTACTAAAACTGAACCGGTTCTTTATTTCACGGAAAGGCAATCTCAATCAAACATTTCATTTTCCAGTGCTACAAAAGATGCTAGTGCTGGTGGCAGTCTAGAGTGTGGTGCTTCCTCAATGCTTCTCATTGGGGAGCCTCCCTGGTCTCCTCCTTGCCCTGTGACTTCTATTCAATCTGCTAATCGAAGCAATGCTGTCATGCGTtataaggaaaagaaaaagaatcgGAA GTTTGATAAGAAAGTAAGATATGCTTCTCGGAAGGCTAGGGCTGATGTCAGAAAACGTGTGAAAGGCCGGTTCGTCAAAGCTGGGGAAACATTCGACTATGACCCTTTGAGCGAAACCAGAAGCTGCTGA
- the LOC123922680 gene encoding zinc finger protein CONSTANS-LIKE 9-like isoform X2, which produces MCDMSHYQHNIVFQFQHPPLHYSSHLTPTPTLPYLIYNLSISTEQDRYHTRRKKGSKQSDLKMGSLCDFCGDQRSVVYCRSDAASLCLSCDRNVHSANTLSKRHSRTLVCERCNLQPAYVRCVEEKVSLCQNCDWSAHGTDPSSSTHKRQSINCYSGCPSASELSSIWPFFSDIPSMGEACQQELGLMSINDNSENKSILPPESKNVSGSTQFADLPSKDKSRVSTSSIPESSAKSYIIDQAPGPSDECMPKLQCSSRKSPALCEDDNFYDDFNIDDMDLELENYKEIFAFALNHSEEFYEKGSIDSLFERKDMSASDVAAEGPSARFISSIQPACSNAASADSILSTKTEPVLYFTERQSQSNISFSSATKDASAGGSLECGASSMLLIGEPPWSPPCPVTSIQSANRSNAVMRYKEKKKNRKFDKKVRYASRKARADVRKRVKGRFVKAGETFDYDPLSETRSC; this is translated from the exons ATGTGTGACATGTCGCATTACCAACATAACATAgtatttcaatttcaacacCCCCCATTGCATTATTCTTCTCATCTCACACCTACACCAACCCTCCCATATCTAATCTACAATCTATCCATCTCAACAGAACAAGACAGATACCACACCAGAAGAAAAAAAGG GAGCAAGCAAAGTGATTTAAAGATGGGTTCTTTATGTGATTTTTGCGGAGACCAGAGGTCCGTGGTGTACTGCCGCTCTGATGCTGCTTCCTTATGTTTGTCATGTGATCGAAATGTTCATTCTGCTAACACACTTTCTAAGCGTCATTCAAGAACACTTGTATGTGAGAGATGTAATTTACAACCTGCATATGTGAGGTGTGTTGAAGAGAAAGTTTCACTTTGTCAGAACTGTGATTGGTCGGCTCATGGTACCGATCCATCTTCTTCAACGCACAAGAGACAATCAATTAATTGCTACTCTGGCTGTCCTTCAGCTTCCGAGCTTTCTTCAATATGGCCCTTTTTCTCAGACATCCCTTCTATGGGTGAAGCATGTCAGCAGGAACTCGGTTTGATGAGCATTAATGATAACAGCGAAAATAAATCTATTCTTCCTCCAGAAAGCAAGAATGTGTCTGGTTCTACTCAATTTGCCGATCTTCCCAGCAAGGATAAGTCAAGGGTCAGCACATCTTCAATACCCGAGTCAAGTGCAAAATCTTATATTATTGACCAGGCGCCTGGACCTTCCGATGAATGTATGCCTAAG TTACAATGTTCCAGTAGAAAGTCTCCTGCACTTTGTGAAGATGATAATTTTTATGATGATTTCAACATAGATGATATGGATCTTGAACTCGAGAACTATAAGGAAATTTTTGCTTTTGCTCTCAATCACTCAGAAGAGTTTTATGAAAAGGGCAGTATTGATAGCTTATTTGAAAGAAAAGACATGTCTGCTAGTGATGTTGCTGCTGAG GGGCCATCAGCTCGGTTTATCAGTTCTATCCAACCAGCATGCAGCAATGCAGCATCTGCAGATTCAATATTAAGTACTAAAACTGAACCGGTTCTTTATTTCACGGAAAGGCAATCTCAATCAAACATTTCATTTTCCAGTGCTACAAAAGATGCTAGTGCTGGTGGCAGTCTAGAGTGTGGTGCTTCCTCAATGCTTCTCATTGGGGAGCCTCCCTGGTCTCCTCCTTGCCCTGTGACTTCTATTCAATCTGCTAATCGAAGCAATGCTGTCATGCGTtataaggaaaagaaaaagaatcgGAA GTTTGATAAGAAAGTAAGATATGCTTCTCGGAAGGCTAGGGCTGATGTCAGAAAACGTGTGAAAGGCCGGTTCGTCAAAGCTGGGGAAACATTCGACTATGACCCTTTGAGCGAAACCAGAAGCTGCTGA
- the LOC123922680 gene encoding zinc finger protein CONSTANS-LIKE 9-like isoform X4, with protein sequence MGWTNKKQKVHYEKDKVPLIYYFICTFYYLLYMCDMSHYQHNIVFQFQHPPLHYSSHLTPTPTLPYLIYNLSISTEQDRYHTRRKKGSKQSDLKMGSLCDFCGDQRSVVYCRSDAASLCLSCDRNVHSANTLSKRHSRTLVCERCNLQPAYVRCVEEKVSLCQNCDWSAHGTDPSSSTHKRQSINCYSGCPSASELSSIWPFFSDIPSMGEACQQELGLMSINDNSENKSILPPESKNVSGSTQFADLPSKDKSRVSTSSIPESSAKSYIIDQAPGPSDECMPKEQLQCSSRKSPALCEDDNFYDDFNIDDMDLELENYKEIFAFALNHSEEFYEKGSIDSLFERKDMSASDVAAELGLSVLSNQHAAMQHLQIQY encoded by the exons ATGGGATGGAccaataaaaagcaaaaagttcACTATGAAAAAGACAAGGTCCCActtatttactattttatatGTACTTTTTATTACCTTTTATATATGTGTGACATGTCGCATTACCAACATAACATAgtatttcaatttcaacacCCCCCATTGCATTATTCTTCTCATCTCACACCTACACCAACCCTCCCATATCTAATCTACAATCTATCCATCTCAACAGAACAAGACAGATACCACACCAGAAGAAAAAAAGG GAGCAAGCAAAGTGATTTAAAGATGGGTTCTTTATGTGATTTTTGCGGAGACCAGAGGTCCGTGGTGTACTGCCGCTCTGATGCTGCTTCCTTATGTTTGTCATGTGATCGAAATGTTCATTCTGCTAACACACTTTCTAAGCGTCATTCAAGAACACTTGTATGTGAGAGATGTAATTTACAACCTGCATATGTGAGGTGTGTTGAAGAGAAAGTTTCACTTTGTCAGAACTGTGATTGGTCGGCTCATGGTACCGATCCATCTTCTTCAACGCACAAGAGACAATCAATTAATTGCTACTCTGGCTGTCCTTCAGCTTCCGAGCTTTCTTCAATATGGCCCTTTTTCTCAGACATCCCTTCTATGGGTGAAGCATGTCAGCAGGAACTCGGTTTGATGAGCATTAATGATAACAGCGAAAATAAATCTATTCTTCCTCCAGAAAGCAAGAATGTGTCTGGTTCTACTCAATTTGCCGATCTTCCCAGCAAGGATAAGTCAAGGGTCAGCACATCTTCAATACCCGAGTCAAGTGCAAAATCTTATATTATTGACCAGGCGCCTGGACCTTCCGATGAATGTATGCCTAAG GAACAG TTACAATGTTCCAGTAGAAAGTCTCCTGCACTTTGTGAAGATGATAATTTTTATGATGATTTCAACATAGATGATATGGATCTTGAACTCGAGAACTATAAGGAAATTTTTGCTTTTGCTCTCAATCACTCAGAAGAGTTTTATGAAAAGGGCAGTATTGATAGCTTATTTGAAAGAAAAGACATGTCTGCTAGTGATGTTGCTGCTGAG CTCGGTTTATCAGTTCTATCCAACCAGCATGCAGCAATGCAGCATCTGCAGATTCAATATTAA